A single window of Balaenoptera ricei isolate mBalRic1 chromosome 15, mBalRic1.hap2, whole genome shotgun sequence DNA harbors:
- the LOC132349007 gene encoding translationally-controlled tumor protein — translation MIIYWDLISHDEMFSDIYKIREVADGLCLEVEGKMVSRTEGNIDDSLIGGNASAEGPEGEGTEGTVVTGVDIVMNHHLQETSFTKEAYKKYIKDYMKSIKGKLEEQRPERVKPFMTGAAEQIKHILANFKNYQFFIGENMNPDGMVALLDYREDGVTPYMIFFKDGLEMEKC, via the coding sequence ATGATCATCTACTGGGACCTCATCAGCCATGATGAGATGTTCTCCGACATCTACAAGATCCGGGAGGTCGCGGACGGGCTGTGTCTGGAGGTGGAGGGGAAGATGGTCAGTAGGACAGAGGGTAACATTGATGACTCGCTCATTGGTGGAAATGCCTCCGCTGAAGGCCCCGAGGGTGAAGGTACCGAAGGCACAGTAGTCACTGGTGTGGATATTGTCATGAACCATCACTTGCAGGAAACCAGCTTCACAAAAGAAGCCTACAAGAAGTACATCAAAGATTACATGAAGTCAATCAAAGGGAAGCTTGAAGAACAGAGACCAGAAAGAGTAAAACCTTTTATGACAGGGGCTGCAGAACAAATCAAGCATATCCTTGCTAATTTCAAAAACTATCAGTTCTTTATTGGTGAAAACATGAATCCAGATGGCATGGTTGCTCTGCTGGACTACCGCGAGGATGGTGTGACCCCGTATATGATTTTCTTTAAGGATGgtttagaaatggaaaaatgttaa